A part of Acipenser ruthenus chromosome 12, fAciRut3.2 maternal haplotype, whole genome shotgun sequence genomic DNA contains:
- the LOC131740076 gene encoding zinc finger and SCAN domain-containing protein 29-like, protein MDAAALGAILEAQERRHQEGMATMMEQMHAMFLEANRGGPATEPTPPLPKIRMVKMSLEDDPEAYLVAFERQATAAQWPRDWWATQLGPNLIGEAQAAYQALTNEDALNYDRVRQAILQRLDITEETHRCRFREYQRPPGLRPRVVAQQLVDHVTRWLCPGTNSAEQVTELIAIEQFVKVLGPDTRNWVSRHRPTTLEAAVRLAEGFEDALPAAPVVAPPAPASNRPRAATPPPPPRVTPTAHGPALQRHPMGGLPPTQWRARATPSGVRAEYPSPLPNRQRDTQAPWAPFRPTCYRCQEVGHLARNCPAAMECGVTSHYVLTAPEEQEDGRL, encoded by the exons ATGGACGCCGCTGCATTGGGAGCGATATTGGAGGCACAGGAGCGAAGACACCAGGAGGGAATGGCGACCATGATGGAGCAGATGCATGCCATGTTCCTGGAAGCCAATCGGGGGGGACCGGCGACAGAACCAACGCCACCCTTACCGAAGATAAGGATGGTAaaaatgtcgctggaggatgatcccgaggcctatttGGTAGCCTTTGAGAGGCAGGCAACGGCAGCGCAGTGGCCTCGggattggtgggctacccagttggggcccaatttgattggggaggcccaggcagcctaccaagccttaacCAATGAAGATGCCCTCAACTATGATAGAGtgaggcaggccattctccagcgacTCGACATCACGGAGGAAACCCACCGTTGCcggttccgggaataccagcgacccccaggactgcgaccccgcgtggtggcaCAACAGCTGGTGGAccatgtgacccggtggctctgccccggcaccaatagCGCAGAGCAAGTCACCGAGCTCATTGCCATCGAGCAAttcgtgaaggtgctggggccagaCACGAGGAACTGGGTCAGTCGCCACCGTCCCACCACGCTGGAGGCAGCGGTCAGATTGGCTGAAGGGTTTGAGGACGCTCTACCTGCTGCTCCAGTGGTTGCACcacctgctcctgcctccaatAGACCGCGAGcggcaacaccaccaccaccaccccgtGTCACCCCCACTGCTCACGGACCAGCACTGCAACGTCACCCCATGGGCGGCCTCCCTCCAACACAGTGGAGAGCGAGggcgacccccagcggggtaagAGCAGAGTACCCCTCCCCGCTGCCAAACCGGCAACGGGACACGCAGGCTCCGTGGGCACCCTTTCGCCCCACATGTTACCGGTGCCAGGAGGTCGGTCACCTGGCGCGGAATTGTCCAGCGGCCATGGAGTGTGGTGTGACCTCCCATTACGTcctgacagcaccag aggagcaggaggacgggaggctgtag